From the genome of candidate division WOR-3 bacterium, one region includes:
- a CDS encoding C25 family cysteine peptidase, protein MKRLFALCFIFASAAIAGNITKTVSLEKDRLGFSTYQGYDAIELSEAIFIPDPGKPALPHITATLVIPFDARLINVTVEPLATEQIQRRFNILPAQLPVPISQKEKPPFIQPDPEIYSSDRPFPDEMLIHYSTGSASGFKLVSLVICPFTYYPASGRLLFHRRFNIKLNYETNARSPVNLYPAQKEKMLQSLKGLVINPEHLTIFSPPALETDQPEIEYLLITSPELASFFNTYLQYKNSRGLKTELKTTDWIERNYPGRDLQEKIRNLITDYFHNRGLIYVLLAGDNRQVPSRRIRVDVGNEQGSIPTDLYYGDLDYSWDSNHNNLFGEMDDSVDLYADVFVGRASVDNQTQVENFIAKVQAFENSPAPDYIQRSLLPSGWLWRSIGYHGRFVNDSIADLTPPGWIDRKLENPPSARVVADSFDHGFLLFDPAGHGNEAGVYDEDGTPIYTTSYASRQQNQNRFSIITSLACNPGNFEAEDCLAEVALNCADGGAIAVMMNSRYGWGTPPSMGPSEKLCVRFYDYLFNLTESRLGTCHNRSREEYAPAALYSSLWRWCLTEFNLLGDPTIDIWTDTPDSLNISTLDTILTGSQTLTVTVTENSSPAAGVLVTAYKDGEVLVKGTTSGSGQVNLDIHPLTTGELSITATRHNNLPREKLLTVLQGDPEPVLICTRQEINDSTGANPNHILEPGETARLNLLIKNIGLAPATNTTVILRTLSPEISIIDSVATLGNISAQDSALTDNLTVTAQSSAKPGSNPEFLAIIRSDQNESKFCFAITIGYPGRIWADIDTGACALSITARGTIGYDPAENRQGRGFRYPKTDTSGLNIASFVIGNSKDYLVDRFYSENGSDSDWQLQDSIRSLLPLYNASQLLRSTFNDGAHPQPKNITVEQLALGLSQPELNNTVVLVYDIFNNGTIAIDSLFSGILADFDVVPTDRLHDLAYTLPQLNTALMRNANSSRHYFGVKLLYPHSPANLTCIDHNRYVYPDSAMTDDMKYRALTGRLGIQNSDRPFNWSVGISSGPFNLAPNGRQRLAFAFIAAPDSQSYISSCERVQEWFNNNVGIEETGQISKTDFPNLLLSPNPFNKKTNIHYLLPAPSRVIITAYDITGRTVGTLLDQKNQPAGTHSLLWEPENLAQGVYFIKLETSSFSSTQRALLLR, encoded by the coding sequence TTGAAAAGACTTTTCGCTCTTTGCTTTATATTTGCCAGCGCCGCGATTGCGGGCAATATTACTAAAACGGTTAGTTTGGAAAAAGACCGGCTCGGTTTCTCCACCTATCAGGGTTACGATGCTATTGAACTTTCAGAAGCCATCTTTATCCCTGACCCGGGCAAACCCGCCCTTCCCCATATTACCGCCACCCTTGTCATCCCTTTTGATGCCCGGCTGATTAATGTAACTGTTGAACCGCTTGCCACTGAACAAATCCAACGCAGGTTCAACATCCTGCCTGCGCAACTGCCAGTGCCCATTTCCCAAAAGGAAAAGCCGCCATTTATTCAGCCCGACCCGGAAATCTACTCCTCAGACAGACCATTCCCTGATGAGATGCTTATCCATTACTCAACCGGCAGTGCTAGTGGTTTCAAACTGGTCAGCCTTGTCATCTGCCCGTTCACCTATTATCCTGCCTCAGGCAGACTTCTCTTTCACCGCCGGTTCAACATCAAATTAAACTATGAAACCAATGCCCGCTCACCGGTTAACCTTTACCCTGCGCAAAAGGAAAAGATGCTTCAAAGCCTGAAAGGTCTGGTTATTAACCCCGAACATCTAACAATTTTCTCACCGCCCGCATTAGAAACCGACCAGCCTGAGATTGAATATCTTCTCATCACCAGCCCGGAACTTGCCTCCTTTTTCAACACCTACCTTCAATACAAAAACAGCCGCGGTCTCAAAACCGAACTGAAAACCACCGACTGGATTGAGCGCAACTATCCTGGAAGAGACCTGCAGGAAAAAATCCGCAACCTTATCACCGACTACTTTCACAACCGCGGTCTTATCTATGTCCTTTTAGCCGGTGACAACCGCCAGGTTCCTTCAAGGCGAATCCGTGTTGATGTCGGCAACGAACAGGGTTCAATCCCGACCGATTTGTACTACGGCGACCTTGACTATTCCTGGGACTCAAACCACAACAACCTCTTTGGCGAGATGGACGATTCGGTTGACCTCTATGCCGATGTGTTTGTCGGTAGAGCCTCGGTTGACAACCAGACTCAGGTTGAAAACTTCATCGCCAAGGTGCAAGCCTTTGAGAACAGCCCGGCACCGGACTATATCCAGCGCAGCCTTTTGCCCTCAGGCTGGCTCTGGCGTTCAATCGGCTACCATGGCAGGTTTGTCAACGACTCCATCGCCGATCTCACTCCCCCCGGCTGGATTGACCGCAAACTGGAAAACCCGCCCAGCGCCAGGGTTGTTGCCGACTCCTTTGACCATGGCTTTTTACTGTTTGACCCGGCAGGTCATGGCAACGAAGCCGGTGTGTATGACGAAGACGGCACCCCAATCTACACCACCAGCTACGCCTCAAGACAACAGAACCAGAACCGTTTCAGCATCATCACCTCTCTTGCCTGCAACCCAGGCAATTTTGAGGCTGAAGACTGCCTTGCCGAGGTTGCGCTCAACTGCGCAGACGGTGGTGCCATCGCCGTAATGATGAACTCCCGCTATGGCTGGGGAACCCCACCTTCAATGGGACCTTCAGAAAAGCTGTGCGTTCGCTTCTATGACTACCTCTTCAACCTCACCGAGTCCCGGTTAGGAACCTGCCACAACCGCTCAAGAGAGGAGTATGCCCCTGCTGCACTTTACTCATCCCTCTGGCGCTGGTGCCTGACCGAATTCAACCTCCTTGGCGACCCGACGATTGACATCTGGACCGATACCCCGGACTCCCTGAATATCTCCACGCTTGACACCATCCTCACCGGCTCCCAGACTCTGACGGTAACGGTAACAGAAAACTCCAGCCCGGCTGCCGGCGTGCTCGTAACCGCATACAAAGATGGCGAAGTGCTCGTCAAAGGAACAACATCAGGTAGCGGTCAGGTTAACCTCGATATTCACCCGCTCACCACTGGTGAACTTTCAATAACAGCAACTCGCCACAACAACCTGCCCCGGGAAAAATTGCTAACTGTCCTGCAAGGAGACCCAGAACCGGTCCTAATCTGCACCCGCCAAGAGATTAACGATTCTACCGGGGCAAACCCGAACCACATCCTTGAACCCGGAGAAACCGCCCGACTCAACCTCCTCATCAAAAACATCGGACTGGCTCCGGCAACAAACACAACCGTTATCCTCCGCACCTTAAGTCCGGAGATTTCAATTATTGATTCTGTCGCCACCCTTGGCAACATCTCTGCCCAGGACTCGGCATTAACCGATAATCTGACCGTTACCGCTCAAAGTTCTGCCAAACCAGGTTCCAATCCAGAATTTCTTGCTATCATCCGTTCTGACCAGAATGAATCTAAGTTTTGTTTTGCAATCACCATTGGCTATCCAGGCAGAATCTGGGCAGACATTGATACCGGCGCCTGCGCCCTTTCCATAACCGCGCGCGGAACCATTGGCTATGACCCGGCTGAAAACCGCCAGGGCCGAGGCTTCCGCTATCCCAAAACCGATACCAGCGGCTTGAACATCGCCAGTTTTGTCATCGGCAACTCAAAGGATTACCTTGTTGACCGCTTCTACAGCGAGAATGGCTCTGACTCGGACTGGCAACTTCAGGACAGCATCCGCTCCTTGCTCCCTCTCTACAATGCTTCCCAACTCCTCCGTTCAACATTCAATGATGGTGCCCATCCCCAGCCGAAAAACATCACTGTTGAGCAGCTTGCCCTTGGTCTCAGCCAGCCCGAACTCAACAACACAGTTGTCCTTGTCTATGACATCTTCAATAACGGCACAATTGCGATTGACAGCCTTTTCTCCGGCATCCTTGCCGACTTTGATGTCGTTCCCACTGATCGGCTCCACGACCTTGCCTACACCCTGCCTCAATTGAACACCGCCCTTATGCGCAATGCCAACTCCTCCCGGCACTACTTCGGCGTCAAACTGCTCTATCCTCATAGTCCGGCAAACCTGACCTGCATTGACCACAACCGTTATGTCTATCCCGACTCCGCAATGACCGATGATATGAAATACCGCGCCCTGACCGGAAGGCTTGGAATTCAGAATAGCGACCGCCCCTTCAACTGGTCTGTTGGTATCAGCAGCGGTCCATTCAATCTCGCTCCTAACGGCAGACAGCGCCTGGCATTTGCCTTTATCGCCGCACCTGACTCTCAATCATATATCAGCTCCTGCGAGCGAGTTCAAGAATGGTTTAACAACAATGTCGGGATTGAAGAAACCGGTCAAATCTCAAAAACTGATTTTCCCAATCTCCTTCTCTCCCCCAACCCCTTTAACAAAAAGACCAACATCCATTACCTTCTACCCGCTCCCTCTCGGGTCATCATCACCGCCTACGACATCACCGGCAGAACCGTGGGAACCCTCCTCGACCAGAAGAACCAGCCTGCTGGAACTCATTCGCTCTTGTGGGAGCCAGAAAATCTGGCTCAAGGTGTATACTTTATCAAACTTGAAACATCATCCTTCTCCTCAACCCAAAGGGCACTCCTCCTGCGCTAA